In Candidatus Nitronauta litoralis, one DNA window encodes the following:
- a CDS encoding VWA domain-containing protein — protein sequence MSLNFLNPIYLFGLLGISLPVLIHLLTKRQQTRVRFSAVYLLTQAQKRSIRRSRPNRLLLLLLRCLALAFLCLALANPLFSMTDQSDLLPDQPTATVFILDDSYSMGALSQEGSLFKKALKVFDSFLEKMPDHHQVSLVLASDPPRVLQGWTGETDGLRKQVRSFNPSFQTTNIGGAFELAMDLLGNGPKGIKRVFLLTDLDENGWREESFPSMDEKNVQVRVLDFSESQSIPNHAAVESIRVSQEFLTHSRMIRVRYGIKNLSSTRALNSVNASLWVDGSKQSEETLSLKPGELLHKEFTFPHLGKDRLTGFIKLSDDGLLTDNKRIFSYQPDQRLRVLLVDGDPRGVSHQNEIFYIERAMNPFSRSVSDIEPQISTLAELPNLDLSRFSAVVLCNVRQIPFGYEEELERFVSQGGALMITLGDQVNPRAYNQKLGGLLPVSLKTINQINRNEKPFRVLAEASGHPALKIFSGKMLQELEHVRINTFFSLESKSGQPYIVPMRLTNEEPLLVESDYGKGKVLLYTTSIDRDWNNFPIQPMFLPWVQRWIKYTAQSLDAITRKDLRVMEAIEFGDNEDNWWVESPEGEAHYLLAENDLLPRFEETRKPGVYSLYTAPPTQKDFQEGEQVETTDKIPTSAIPAGGFTVNIDTQESVTEKIGETRIRDILRGLTVDITHQPESIKSTRVEAGFPLVTPLLLLAALALCTEGWMVRKE from the coding sequence ATGAGCTTGAATTTTTTAAATCCAATCTACCTATTCGGGTTGCTTGGGATATCCCTGCCCGTTTTGATCCACCTCCTGACCAAAAGGCAACAAACACGAGTCCGTTTTTCTGCCGTGTATTTGCTGACCCAGGCACAGAAAAGATCAATCCGCCGATCACGTCCGAACCGTTTATTACTGCTACTGTTGCGATGCCTGGCCCTGGCATTCCTATGCCTGGCCCTGGCCAATCCACTCTTTTCGATGACGGATCAGAGCGATCTCCTGCCGGACCAGCCGACAGCCACCGTTTTTATTCTGGATGATTCATACAGCATGGGCGCGCTAAGCCAGGAGGGTTCTCTTTTCAAGAAAGCCTTGAAAGTTTTCGATTCTTTTTTGGAAAAAATGCCAGACCATCATCAGGTCAGTCTGGTGCTGGCATCCGATCCACCTCGGGTTTTACAGGGCTGGACAGGCGAAACCGATGGACTAAGAAAACAGGTCCGATCCTTCAATCCCAGTTTCCAGACAACGAATATTGGCGGAGCATTTGAACTGGCGATGGATCTCCTTGGAAATGGTCCCAAGGGGATTAAAAGAGTTTTCCTCTTGACGGACCTTGATGAAAACGGGTGGCGGGAAGAATCCTTTCCTTCGATGGATGAGAAAAATGTTCAGGTCCGGGTGCTGGATTTTTCCGAATCCCAGTCGATTCCGAATCATGCTGCGGTTGAGTCAATCCGGGTTTCCCAGGAGTTTTTAACCCACAGCCGAATGATCCGGGTACGATATGGGATCAAAAACCTCTCATCCACGCGAGCCCTGAACTCAGTCAATGCATCTCTCTGGGTCGACGGCAGCAAGCAATCAGAAGAAACGCTTTCGTTGAAACCAGGAGAACTCCTTCATAAGGAATTCACCTTCCCCCATCTCGGAAAAGACCGGTTAACGGGTTTCATCAAATTGTCCGACGATGGGCTGCTGACCGACAATAAAAGGATTTTTTCATATCAGCCAGATCAACGATTACGGGTCCTGCTGGTGGATGGTGACCCGCGCGGGGTGTCTCATCAGAATGAAATATTTTATATCGAACGGGCCATGAATCCGTTCTCTCGGTCGGTTTCTGATATCGAACCGCAAATCTCCACACTTGCCGAATTGCCCAATCTGGATCTATCCCGCTTTTCTGCAGTAGTGCTTTGCAATGTGAGGCAGATTCCCTTCGGCTACGAAGAGGAACTGGAGCGGTTCGTGTCCCAGGGCGGTGCCTTGATGATAACTTTGGGAGATCAGGTCAACCCCCGAGCCTACAACCAAAAACTGGGAGGCCTGTTACCCGTTTCCCTTAAAACCATCAACCAGATCAACCGGAATGAAAAGCCTTTCCGTGTACTGGCAGAAGCCAGCGGGCACCCCGCATTAAAGATATTTTCGGGCAAAATGCTTCAGGAGTTGGAGCATGTTCGTATCAATACTTTTTTCAGCCTCGAATCAAAATCCGGACAACCCTATATTGTCCCCATGCGACTCACCAACGAGGAACCCTTGTTAGTGGAATCTGATTATGGAAAGGGCAAAGTGCTGCTATACACCACCAGCATTGACCGGGACTGGAATAACTTCCCGATTCAACCGATGTTTCTTCCCTGGGTTCAACGCTGGATTAAGTACACAGCACAGTCGCTGGATGCCATTACCCGAAAAGACCTGCGCGTAATGGAAGCAATCGAATTCGGTGATAACGAAGACAACTGGTGGGTGGAATCTCCCGAAGGGGAAGCTCATTACCTATTGGCAGAAAACGACCTGTTGCCCCGTTTTGAAGAAACGCGAAAACCCGGTGTCTATTCCCTTTATACCGCTCCACCCACTCAAAAGGATTTTCAGGAAGGAGAACAAGTAGAAACAACCGACAAAATCCCTACTTCTGCGATTCCTGCCGGAGGATTTACTGTGAACATCGACACGCAGGAATCAGTAACCGAAAAAATAGGAGAAACCCGGATTCGGGACATATTGCGTGGGTTGACAGTTGACATTACGCACCAGCCGGAATCCATTAAATCCACCCGTGTTGAAGCTGGTTTTCCACTGGTCACCCCTCTTTTACTGTTGGCTGCCCTTGCTCTTTGTACTGAAGGCTGGATGGTCCGAAAAGAATAA
- a CDS encoding SUMF1/EgtB/PvdO family nonheme iron enzyme, with protein MTQALWSISKDWDGTVDKNRFHQSLQQLTSAVEARLGNSPSPQKTIQTLREVIHKDYGYQFTDQVDPQGIPVNPAELFLHGLLKSKRGYCMNLSLLYLIVGDRLDLPLHGVALPNHFFVRYDDGTFRANIEATQGGQSFDDSFYRDRFLGASANNPFFMKNLTKKQTLGAYLNNVGMVMYRNKRTPDALFYLEQSIALNPKALDVRNNLANIYSEQKDFNRSIELYHKALETDPNNWQTYFNLGIALSEAKRDKEAIEAFRQVAQINPGHAPSHNVLARLYMEKGKWSSALIHLKTLIQLEPQNPGHRLRVAHAYLQMDQARVALNFLQETQRVFPLTLDVNELIAEAHYRLKEYKSAGTQLEHIIEKSPGTQHAYIQLGWIHYLQNNIEDAIQRTQKGLEAGKDPSMKSLGEMNLGLFHLVKGDAEEAERWYQKALSQKNDALLSAMAEDLSEAQNRFPENAETSFFIGWVLMESGKPGEAIPHLKRFLERKPTGRLANRAHSFLKEAEKAGPSRNAKAPEGMILIPEGFFIMGSNHHGEDERPEHKVFVDAFFMDETEATNKDFAAFLNTVSDPKDRKKFFKAQKFSTIISDGSRYWPVAGAEEYPANSVTWFGAKAYCEWKEKRIPTEAEWEKAARGPDGLIFPWGNEPPTHDRARYFQTWTQEQGFRTLMPVKSMPEGKSPYGLYHMLGNVKEWVDDWFDREYYKQESHKVNPVSPLGGEFKVLKGGSWRDLKSVLYSSFRNNSFPGSGLDDYGVRCAKSADGKLAPGRLAMLEPLQ; from the coding sequence TTGACTCAGGCTTTGTGGTCCATTTCAAAAGACTGGGATGGGACTGTCGACAAAAACCGCTTTCACCAATCGCTACAGCAATTGACCTCGGCTGTTGAGGCCAGGCTTGGCAATTCACCTTCACCACAGAAAACCATTCAGACCCTCAGGGAAGTGATCCATAAAGATTACGGCTATCAATTCACTGATCAGGTGGACCCTCAGGGAATCCCTGTTAACCCGGCTGAACTATTCCTGCACGGACTCCTGAAATCCAAACGAGGGTATTGCATGAACTTGTCCCTCCTTTACCTGATCGTTGGTGACCGTCTGGACCTGCCGCTCCATGGAGTGGCTTTGCCCAATCATTTTTTTGTTCGCTATGATGATGGCACTTTCAGGGCCAATATTGAAGCAACACAAGGTGGACAATCCTTTGATGATTCATTTTATCGAGACCGGTTTTTGGGAGCCTCGGCGAACAATCCTTTCTTCATGAAAAACCTGACCAAAAAACAAACGCTCGGCGCTTATCTGAATAACGTCGGGATGGTGATGTACCGAAACAAACGGACCCCAGATGCTCTTTTTTATCTGGAACAATCGATCGCATTGAATCCAAAAGCGCTGGATGTCCGCAACAACCTTGCCAATATTTATTCGGAACAAAAGGATTTCAACCGCTCTATCGAGCTGTACCATAAGGCCCTTGAAACAGATCCCAATAACTGGCAAACCTATTTCAACCTGGGAATTGCCCTATCGGAGGCCAAAAGGGATAAAGAAGCCATCGAGGCTTTCCGGCAGGTAGCACAGATCAACCCTGGGCACGCCCCGTCCCATAATGTCCTGGCACGGCTTTATATGGAAAAGGGAAAGTGGTCCAGCGCTTTAATCCACCTGAAAACTTTAATCCAACTCGAACCGCAAAACCCTGGACACCGTCTAAGAGTGGCGCATGCCTATCTCCAGATGGACCAGGCCCGGGTTGCCTTGAACTTTTTACAGGAAACTCAACGGGTGTTTCCTTTAACCCTGGATGTGAATGAGCTCATAGCCGAGGCGCATTACAGGCTTAAAGAGTACAAATCCGCTGGAACCCAACTCGAACATATCATCGAAAAGTCCCCAGGTACCCAACATGCCTATATTCAACTGGGCTGGATACACTACCTCCAGAATAATATTGAAGATGCCATTCAACGAACTCAGAAGGGACTTGAGGCGGGCAAGGACCCGAGCATGAAATCTCTGGGTGAAATGAATCTCGGGCTTTTTCACCTGGTAAAAGGGGATGCGGAAGAAGCCGAACGCTGGTACCAAAAAGCGCTGTCTCAAAAAAATGATGCTCTATTATCCGCTATGGCCGAAGATCTTTCCGAAGCGCAAAACAGGTTTCCTGAAAACGCTGAAACTTCTTTTTTTATTGGATGGGTCTTGATGGAATCTGGTAAACCCGGGGAAGCGATTCCTCATTTAAAACGATTTCTGGAACGCAAACCCACCGGGCGACTTGCGAACCGGGCTCATTCATTTTTAAAGGAAGCAGAAAAGGCAGGCCCTTCAAGAAATGCAAAAGCACCCGAAGGCATGATCCTGATTCCGGAAGGGTTTTTCATCATGGGGTCGAACCACCATGGTGAGGACGAGCGGCCTGAACACAAGGTTTTCGTTGATGCTTTTTTCATGGACGAAACGGAGGCAACCAACAAAGATTTTGCAGCCTTTTTGAACACCGTTAGCGATCCGAAGGACCGGAAGAAATTCTTCAAAGCGCAAAAGTTCTCAACCATCATTTCTGATGGAAGTCGATATTGGCCTGTGGCGGGGGCTGAAGAATATCCAGCGAATTCCGTCACCTGGTTTGGTGCGAAGGCGTATTGTGAGTGGAAAGAAAAACGTATTCCCACTGAAGCGGAATGGGAAAAAGCTGCGAGGGGGCCGGATGGCCTGATCTTTCCCTGGGGCAACGAACCCCCAACCCATGACCGGGCACGTTATTTCCAGACCTGGACCCAGGAGCAGGGATTCCGCACCCTGATGCCCGTAAAATCGATGCCCGAAGGGAAGAGTCCCTACGGACTTTATCACATGCTGGGGAACGTTAAAGAATGGGTAGACGACTGGTTTGATCGCGAGTATTATAAGCAGGAAAGCCACAAAGTGAACCCGGTCAGCCCACTCGGCGGAGAATTTAAGGTACTCAAAGGAGGTTCCTGGCGGGATCTCAAGTCGGTCCTGTATTCTTCATTCCGGAACAATAGTTTTCCCGGGAGCGGGCTGGATGATTACGGTGTCCGGTGCGCCAAAAGCGCTGATGGCAAACTGGCTCCGGGCCGCCTGGCGATGCTGGAGCCTTTACAGTAA
- a CDS encoding flavin reductase gives MKNKKQVGKALGRVPSGLFIMTAKHGDQEDAVLASWVNQCGFEPPALTVSLGVARPARLLVEASGVFIINVLGKENKELMKHFFKSPEPGKSVFEGLKTTEGIGGARILKDAVSYLECEVVDQAHTGDHVLYVGEITGGKTLKGGDPAIHVRDNGFNY, from the coding sequence TTGAAAAATAAGAAGCAGGTAGGAAAAGCGTTGGGCCGTGTTCCGAGTGGTTTGTTTATAATGACCGCCAAACACGGTGACCAGGAAGATGCGGTATTGGCGAGCTGGGTCAACCAGTGCGGTTTTGAACCACCTGCGCTCACGGTTTCGCTTGGAGTGGCGCGTCCGGCACGATTACTGGTCGAAGCTTCCGGTGTGTTCATCATCAACGTACTCGGAAAAGAAAATAAGGAACTGATGAAACACTTCTTTAAAAGTCCGGAACCGGGAAAGTCAGTTTTTGAGGGACTGAAAACAACCGAGGGAATTGGTGGAGCACGAATTCTGAAAGACGCAGTCAGCTACCTTGAATGCGAAGTGGTGGACCAGGCGCATACCGGGGATCACGTTTTGTATGTAGGTGAAATCACCGGAGGTAAAACCCTCAAAGGAGGCGATCCGGCAATTCACGTGCGTGACAACGGATTTAATTATTGA
- the amrS gene encoding AmmeMemoRadiSam system radical SAM enzyme, which produces MAPILEKISLDNNTRPGELVRDLSAGRLLCTACGHLCELKAGQRGVCKVRFNEDGVLKVPAHYAAGVHNDPIEKKPFFHALPGSRALSFGMLGCDFKCAYCQNWFTSQTLRDEASTQNFTHITAEELCSVAKREGAQTIVSTYNEPLITSEWAVEVFQEARRQGLNTAYVSNGHGTPEVIEYIRPFVDFYKVDLKCFDEKNYRKLGGSFEAVLDTIKHVQEAGMWLEVVTLVIPDYNDSERELSSIAEFLADVSCDIPWHVTAFHPDYKMTDRGRTPVETLLRAYDCGKKAGLNFVYCGNLPGQTRGLENTCCPGCNAVLIERVGFRVHSNRLKNGHCPDCGKEIPGRW; this is translated from the coding sequence ATGGCCCCAATCCTGGAAAAAATTTCATTAGACAATAATACAAGACCTGGTGAACTCGTTCGCGATCTCAGCGCTGGCAGGTTGTTGTGTACGGCATGTGGTCACCTTTGCGAACTCAAGGCAGGTCAACGGGGTGTATGCAAGGTTCGTTTCAATGAAGACGGCGTTTTAAAAGTCCCTGCCCACTACGCCGCCGGTGTTCACAATGACCCCATCGAAAAGAAGCCCTTCTTCCATGCTTTGCCGGGAAGCCGGGCTTTAAGTTTCGGGATGTTGGGCTGCGATTTCAAATGTGCCTATTGCCAGAACTGGTTCACGTCCCAGACTCTGCGCGACGAAGCTTCAACGCAAAACTTCACCCACATTACAGCCGAAGAACTATGTTCTGTGGCGAAACGGGAAGGTGCACAGACAATCGTTTCAACGTACAACGAGCCTCTCATCACCAGCGAGTGGGCTGTGGAAGTGTTTCAGGAAGCCAGGAGGCAAGGGTTGAACACGGCCTACGTTTCCAACGGACACGGCACACCCGAGGTGATCGAGTACATCCGTCCTTTTGTGGATTTCTACAAAGTTGATCTTAAATGCTTCGACGAAAAAAATTACCGGAAGCTGGGCGGGAGTTTTGAGGCAGTACTCGATACTATCAAACACGTGCAAGAGGCAGGTATGTGGCTTGAGGTGGTGACGCTGGTGATCCCGGATTACAACGACTCTGAACGAGAGCTTTCATCGATAGCGGAATTTCTGGCTGATGTATCGTGCGATATCCCCTGGCATGTAACGGCGTTTCACCCTGATTACAAGATGACTGACCGGGGCAGGACTCCTGTCGAGACGTTATTGAGGGCTTATGATTGCGGCAAGAAAGCCGGTTTGAATTTTGTGTATTGTGGCAATCTTCCGGGGCAGACCAGGGGACTTGAGAACACCTGTTGCCCGGGATGCAATGCTGTTTTGATAGAACGTGTCGGTTTCAGGGTACATTCCAATAGACTCAAAAATGGCCATTGCCCGGACTGTGGTAAAGAAATTCCGGGCCGGTGGTAG
- a CDS encoding SUF system NifU family Fe-S cluster assembly protein encodes MSYDKELYQQVILDHNKKPRNFREMEDSTHSCHGVNPMCGDDYTVYLKVTPDNIIEDASFMGSGCAISKSSSSMMTAFLKGKTTDEAKVVFDEFQKMVTGDLDPEKDEHHLGKLKMFVGVREFSSRVKCASLSWHSMIGALEKNEKITTE; translated from the coding sequence ATGTCGTACGATAAAGAGCTTTATCAGCAGGTGATCTTAGACCATAACAAGAAGCCACGAAACTTCCGGGAAATGGAAGACTCAACGCATTCATGCCATGGGGTAAACCCGATGTGTGGGGATGATTACACGGTTTACCTCAAGGTGACTCCGGATAATATTATTGAAGATGCGAGCTTCATGGGATCGGGGTGTGCTATTTCAAAATCAAGCTCCTCGATGATGACGGCGTTTCTGAAAGGAAAAACCACAGACGAAGCCAAGGTGGTATTTGATGAGTTTCAAAAAATGGTAACGGGAGATCTGGACCCGGAAAAAGATGAGCACCATTTAGGCAAGTTAAAAATGTTTGTTGGGGTGCGCGAATTCTCTTCGCGTGTAAAGTGCGCTTCACTTTCATGGCATTCCATGATCGGAGCTCTTGAGAAAAACGAAAAAATCACAACCGAGTGA
- a CDS encoding cysteine desulfurase has protein sequence MTDSTVETLPFDVDKIRADFPVLKQIVHGNPLVYLDNAATTQKPWAVINRVHKFDSEEYGTVRRGAYFLSEGSTRMYDEARKKVADLLGTPDPNEIIFTSGTTQAINLVAHSFGKAFINEGDEIIISNIEHHANTVPWQVVCEERGAVLKAIPVNDRGELILEEYEKLLSDRTKIVAVNHVSNALGTINPVKEIIAMAKKVGAKVLIDGAQSTPHMKLNVKDIDCDFYTFSGHKMYGPSGIGGLYGRMEVLKDMPPYVTGGDMIRQVTLEKTTYNDPPSRFEAGTPPISQVIGLGAAVDYLNAIGVEKIAEYENDLLEYGTKLLNDIDNVQIVGTAQNKASILSFVSDVIHPHDVVTLLDQDGIACRGGHHCAQPTMQRFKVPATTRASVSFYNKYEELDALAESLKKAIKLFS, from the coding sequence ATGACTGATTCCACCGTCGAAACCCTTCCCTTCGATGTCGATAAAATCCGTGCGGATTTTCCTGTGCTGAAGCAAATCGTGCACGGCAATCCTCTGGTGTATCTGGACAATGCGGCGACCACCCAGAAACCCTGGGCTGTGATCAATCGTGTCCATAAATTTGATTCCGAAGAATACGGTACTGTACGACGTGGTGCGTATTTCCTGAGCGAGGGGTCGACCCGGATGTATGACGAGGCCCGGAAAAAAGTGGCCGACCTGCTGGGCACTCCCGACCCCAATGAGATCATTTTTACCAGTGGCACCACGCAGGCGATCAACCTGGTAGCTCACAGTTTTGGTAAAGCGTTCATCAATGAAGGCGATGAGATCATCATTTCTAATATTGAACACCATGCCAACACAGTACCCTGGCAGGTTGTTTGTGAAGAGCGCGGCGCTGTTCTCAAAGCTATTCCGGTAAATGACCGGGGTGAGTTGATCCTGGAAGAATATGAAAAACTGCTGAGTGATCGCACGAAAATAGTGGCGGTCAATCACGTCTCTAACGCGTTGGGTACCATTAACCCAGTCAAAGAAATCATCGCGATGGCGAAAAAAGTGGGTGCGAAGGTATTGATCGACGGCGCTCAAAGCACGCCGCACATGAAACTTAATGTGAAAGACATCGATTGTGATTTCTATACCTTCTCTGGTCATAAAATGTATGGGCCGAGTGGAATCGGCGGGTTGTACGGCCGGATGGAAGTCCTTAAGGATATGCCCCCTTATGTCACTGGTGGCGATATGATCCGGCAGGTCACGTTAGAAAAAACGACGTATAACGACCCTCCAAGTCGGTTCGAAGCAGGAACGCCACCGATTTCACAAGTTATTGGATTGGGTGCTGCAGTGGACTACTTGAATGCAATCGGAGTCGAAAAAATTGCGGAGTATGAAAACGATCTCCTGGAATATGGAACGAAACTCCTGAACGATATTGATAACGTGCAGATAGTCGGGACGGCGCAAAACAAGGCGAGTATCCTGTCTTTTGTCAGCGATGTGATTCATCCCCACGATGTGGTGACTTTGCTCGATCAGGACGGTATTGCCTGTCGTGGGGGTCATCACTGTGCCCAGCCCACGATGCAGCGATTTAAGGTCCCAGCGACCACGCGGGCATCTGTATCTTTCTATAACAAGTATGAAGAACTGGATGCTCTGGCGGAAAGTTTGAAAAAGGCAATTAAACTGTTTTCCTGA
- the sufD gene encoding Fe-S cluster assembly protein SufD → MSDIIAEQKGEAAVQELHRKFLESGASPSFRSINDKGIARFETLGFPHPKHEMYTFVNTHEISGTEFQLSSGKVEPASVDANTYASCQDSRIVFVDGVYDESLSNTSGLPQGVKLIALEEALSQDDIKTHLEKTIEGENDVFACLNAAFLKGGLLIEVAAGTVMETPLQVLTIGTETKTPATHHARLLVRVGRTSEVKLVTKYIGTGAGYFVNSVQDFILDDGASVSLARVQADHAEAWHMEKIRVFQGRDSRFNALCGSGGSKLARVHSEIRLQGEGAEARLTNASVLINEDQSHHFIRIHHEAPHTISHQLFKNVINDKGRSSVDGTVIVNEGAQLTSSHQLINNLMLSDTAHADNKPNLMIFADDVKCTHGATVGQIDEDQLFYLKTRGLPGDLATELLTTSFVESLISQVPYPEVLADMKALLLKKLEVKND, encoded by the coding sequence ATGTCGGATATTATCGCAGAACAAAAAGGGGAGGCCGCTGTTCAGGAACTGCATCGCAAGTTTCTGGAATCCGGTGCGAGTCCCTCTTTTCGATCAATTAACGATAAAGGAATTGCACGCTTCGAAACGCTGGGATTTCCCCATCCCAAGCACGAGATGTACACCTTCGTCAACACGCATGAAATTTCGGGTACGGAGTTTCAACTGAGTTCTGGGAAGGTCGAGCCGGCCTCTGTAGATGCCAACACCTATGCATCCTGTCAGGATTCCCGCATTGTATTTGTCGACGGTGTTTACGATGAAAGCTTATCCAATACCAGTGGATTGCCTCAGGGGGTTAAACTCATCGCTCTTGAAGAGGCATTGTCACAAGACGACATCAAGACGCACCTTGAAAAAACCATCGAAGGTGAAAACGATGTTTTCGCCTGCCTCAACGCAGCGTTTTTAAAAGGCGGGCTCCTGATTGAGGTTGCGGCAGGAACTGTTATGGAAACGCCTTTGCAGGTGTTGACTATTGGCACGGAAACAAAAACTCCGGCAACGCACCATGCGCGCCTGTTGGTCAGGGTCGGACGGACGTCTGAAGTAAAACTGGTGACAAAATACATCGGCACTGGCGCTGGGTATTTTGTCAATTCGGTTCAGGATTTTATTTTGGACGATGGTGCCAGTGTTTCGCTTGCCCGGGTGCAGGCCGACCATGCTGAAGCCTGGCACATGGAAAAGATCCGTGTGTTTCAAGGACGCGACAGCCGCTTCAATGCGCTTTGTGGTTCCGGCGGCAGCAAACTCGCGCGGGTTCACAGTGAAATCCGTTTGCAGGGTGAAGGAGCCGAGGCCAGACTGACCAATGCTTCCGTTCTAATCAATGAGGACCAATCGCATCACTTTATTCGTATTCATCATGAAGCACCGCACACCATCAGCCATCAGCTTTTCAAAAATGTAATCAATGATAAGGGGCGCTCCAGTGTCGACGGAACAGTCATCGTCAATGAAGGGGCTCAACTGACTTCTTCCCACCAGTTGATCAACAACCTGATGTTGTCCGACACAGCGCATGCGGACAATAAACCAAACCTGATGATCTTTGCCGATGATGTGAAATGCACCCATGGTGCGACCGTCGGACAGATTGATGAAGACCAGCTGTTTTATCTTAAAACCCGTGGACTCCCCGGGGACCTTGCAACTGAGCTGCTCACCACAAGTTTCGTGGAAAGCCTGATCAGTCAGGTGCCCTACCCGGAAGTACTGGCGGATATGAAAGCCCTTTTACTAAAAAAACTTGAGGTGAAGAATGACTGA
- the sufC gene encoding Fe-S cluster assembly ATPase SufC codes for MSLLEIKDLHAGFEGTEIVKGVSLTINAGEVHAIMGPNGSGKSTLSKVLAGHPSYEVTQGSITYKGKDLLELEPEQRALAGIFLGFQYPVEIPGVNNAEFLRLAYNAQLVSKGEDELDPLDFDELLDEKMKTVEMDPKYKHRFLNDGFSGGEKKKNEILQMAVLNPSLAVLDETDSGLDIDALKAVSGGVNKLINKDNALILITHYQRLLNYIQPHYVHVFGKGKILKSGGKELALELEKQGYDWVVAETAN; via the coding sequence ATGTCGTTGCTTGAAATAAAAGATTTACATGCAGGGTTTGAAGGCACGGAAATTGTCAAAGGTGTTTCCCTAACGATCAACGCTGGTGAGGTGCACGCCATCATGGGGCCTAACGGCTCTGGGAAAAGCACGTTGTCAAAAGTGCTGGCGGGACACCCGTCTTACGAAGTGACTCAGGGGTCGATCACCTATAAAGGGAAAGATCTGCTGGAACTGGAGCCGGAGCAGCGTGCGCTTGCCGGAATTTTCCTCGGTTTCCAGTACCCTGTGGAGATTCCAGGAGTCAACAACGCTGAATTTCTGCGTCTGGCCTATAACGCGCAGTTGGTGAGCAAGGGCGAGGATGAGCTCGATCCACTTGATTTTGATGAGTTGCTCGATGAAAAAATGAAAACGGTGGAGATGGACCCAAAGTACAAACATCGGTTTTTGAACGACGGATTCTCCGGTGGTGAAAAAAAGAAAAATGAAATCCTCCAAATGGCAGTGCTCAATCCGAGTCTTGCCGTTCTTGATGAAACCGACTCCGGTCTCGACATTGACGCCTTAAAAGCCGTCTCGGGGGGTGTGAACAAACTCATCAATAAGGACAATGCCCTTATTCTGATCACCCATTACCAGCGCCTGCTCAATTACATCCAGCCGCATTATGTCCATGTATTCGGCAAGGGAAAAATTTTAAAGTCCGGAGGCAAGGAACTTGCCCTGGAACTGGAAAAACAAGGTTACGACTGGGTCGTTGCCGAGACTGCCAATTAA